The proteins below are encoded in one region of Populus alba chromosome 2, ASM523922v2, whole genome shotgun sequence:
- the LOC118044146 gene encoding nuclear pore complex protein NUP133 isoform X1 has protein sequence MFSPGIKRSSNRKAAAAPDNNSIPNRPATGTPAPWAPRLSVLARTQLTKKSEEKASDADPIKPVYVGEFPEVVRDEQANFLRSHIPGDASISGGMDKETCLSWIICRNRLFIWSHLSSSPSKDCVVLQLPLDCLDDGAHSNTGYHGTNWLLCFLNWDPTSRGRKKAVQSCKSAGVVLCNQKTRAVTYWPDIYNEGGSVPVTCMLSSDESEVTSFSVDGKSTPNRRSAINTMGSNSFNSLIACAHPASQHVSVALACSSNGELWRFYCTPTEIQCSKVYQDTLYLSSHGSDGSQFVRSKGYPRSLIWRFSPHSMDDSERQFFLLTDHEIQCFSIKLHPDSNVSKMWSHEIVGTDSDLGIKKDLAGQKRIWPLDVQVDDHGKVITVLVATFCKDRVSSSSYTQYSLLTMQYKSGVNISSDVHERVLEKKAPIQVIIPKARLEDEDFLFSMRLRIGGKPSGSTLIISGDGTATVSHYFRNSTRLYQFDLPYDAGNVLDASALPSTNDGEDGAWIVLTEKAGIWAIPEKAVVLGGVEPPERSLSRKGSSNEGSTLEERRNLMFAGNVAPRRVSSEVGDSGDRKKAVMNRISRRTSHDEESEALLGQLFHDFLLTGQVDASYEKLQSSGAFERDGETNVFTRTSKSIIDTLAKHWTTTRGAEILAMTMVSNQLMDKQEKHQRFLQFLALSKCHEELCTKQTGQSLLTIMEHGEKLSGMIQLRELQNTISQNRSHMSGSPHSSSEAQLSGALWDLIQLVGERARCNTVLLMDRDNAEVFYSKVSDLEEVFYCLHSYLTYLINEEQPHEVQIKRACELSNAVVSIVRSAMLYRNEHHMWYPLSQGLTSWYCQPVVRNGLWRIASFMLQLLDGTSELELSAKSDLCAHLEVLAEVLLEAYAGAVTAKVERGGEHKGLLDEYWNRRDSLLNSLYKQVKYFVEGGHQVLNVRTDEPDEEILRKLTSNLLSISKRHEGYNTMWSICCDINDSALLRNLMHESMGPKGGFSYFVFKQLYEKRQISKLLRLGEEFQEELSIFLKHHRNLLWLHELFLHQFSSASETLHILALSQDETSISEAEETTDHVQNRFITTLADRKRLLNLSKIAIMAAGKTTDSETKMKRIEADLKILKLQEEILKVLPANEANQYDGQRLFHPEELIELCLKVQNPELALRGFDVFAWTSSSFRRSHRNLLEECWKNAADQDDWGQLHQASKDEGWSDEETLQQLRDTVLFQASSSCYGRNAEIIDEGFDAVLPLRKENSEVSALEDLDFSVEAILMQHKDYPDAGKLMLTAIMLGSVHDNSKVEENPSSME, from the exons ATGTTCTCTCCAGGAATTAAAAGATCCAGCAATCgaaaagcagcagcagcacctgACAATAATTCAATCCCTAATCGCCCTGCCACCGGCACTCCCGCTCCTTGGGCTCCTCGCCTCTCAGTTCTCGCCAG AACTCAATTGACgaaaaaaagtgaagaaaaagcTAGTGATGCTGATCCAATTAAGCCCGTGTATGTTGGAGAGTTTCCGGAAGTAGTTCGTGATGAACAAGCCAACTTTTTGCGCAGCCACATTCCTG GTGATGCATCTATATCTGGTGGAATGGATAAGGAGACGTGCCTTTCCTGGATCATTTGCAGAAATAGACTCTTTATCTGGAGTCACTTATCATCTTCACCTTCAAAAGATTGTGTTGTTCTTCAACTTCCTTTAGATTGTTTAGATGATGGAGCTCATAGCAATACTGGCTATCACGGCACAAATTGGCTGCTTTGTTTTCTCAACTGGGATCCCACATCCAGGGGAAGGAAGAAAGCTGTACAAAGCTGCAAGTCTGCTGGTGTGGTATTGTGTAACCAAAAAACTCGAGCTGTTACATACTGGCCTGACATTTACAATGAAGGCGGATCTGTTCCAGTTACTTGTATGTTGTCTTCTGATGAATCGGAGGTGACTTCATTCTCTGTTGATGGGAAGAGCACCCCTAATCGGCGGTCTGCAATTAATACAATGGGATCCAATTCTTTCAACTCTTTGATTGCTTGTGCACATCCGGCTAGCCAGCATGTTTCTGTTGCCTTGGCTTGTAGTTCCAATGGTGAGCTGTGGCGCTTTTATTGCACCCCCACTGAAATTCAATGCAGTAAAGTGTATCAGGACACATTGTATTTATCCTCTCATGGCAGTGATGGTAGTCAATTTGTCAGGAGCAAGGGCTATCCAAGGTCACTCATCTGGCGGTTTTCACCCCATTCCATGGACGATTCTGAACggcagttttttttattgactgatCATGAGATACAGTGTTTCAGTATAAAACTTCATCCTGATTCAAATGTGTCAAAGATGTGGTCTCATGAAATTGTTGGCACTGACAGTGATTTGGGCATTAAAAAGGATCTGGCTGGTCAGAAACGCATATGGCCTCTAGATGTACAGGTGGATGACCATGGCAAAGTCATCACAGTTCTTGTTGCCACTTTCTGCAAGGATCGTGTTAGCAGTTCCAGCTACACACAATATTCTCTTCTGACCATGCAATATAAGTCAGGAGTCAACATTTCTTCTGATGTACATGAAAGGGTTTTGGAGAAAAAAGCCCCAATCCAAGTGATAATCCCAAAAGCAAGATTAGAAGATGAAGAtttcttattttctatgagACTTAGAATAGGAGGCAAGCCTTCAGGTTCAACACTAATAATTTCTGGCGATGGAACAGCAACAGTCTCCCATTATTTTAGGAACTCTACACGTCTCTATCAGTTTGATCTACCTTATGATGCAGGAAATGTTCTAGATGCTTCAGCCCTTCCTTCTACAAATGACGGCGAAGATGGTGCATGGATTGTATTAACTGAGAAGGCTGGAATATGGGCAATACCAGAAAAGGCTGTTGTGCTTGGTGGAGTTGAACCACCTGAGAGAAGCTTGTCGCGCAAAGGGAGCTCAAACGAAGGGTCTACACtagaagagagaagaaacctCATGTTTGCAGGCAATGTTGCTCCTAGAAGGGTAAGTTCTGAAGTAGGGGATTCTGGTGATAGAAAAAAGGCTGTTATGAATAGGATTTCACGGCGAACTTCGCATGATGAAGAATCAGAGGCTTTACTTGGTCAGCTTTTCCATGATTTTCTGTTAACTGGGCAAGTCGATGCCTCATATGAAAAGCTTCAAAGTTCTGGGGCTTTTGAAAGGGATGGAGAAACAAATGTTTTCACCCGCACAAGCAAATCGATCATTGACACCTTAGCTAAACACTGGACAACCACCAGAGGTGCTGAAATTTTGGCTATGACCATGGTATCCAACCAACTCATGGATAAGCAGGAAAAGCATCAACGATTTTTACAGTTTCTTGCTCTATCAAAATGCCATGAGGAGCTATGCACTAAACAGA CAGGACAGTCTTTGCTAACAATCATGGAACATGGAGAAAAGCTTTCTGGAATGATTCAACTGAGAGAACTGCAAAACACAATTAGCCAGAACAGGTCACATATGAGCGGCTCCCCACATTCCAGTTCAGAAGCTCAACTTTCAGGTGCTCTATGGGATCTAATTCAGTTAGTTGGTGAAAGAGCCCGCTGCAATACAGTTCTTCTCATGGACAGAGACAATGCTGAAGTGTTTTACAGTAAGGTTTCGGATCTTGAAGAAGTATTTTATTGCTTGCACAGCTACTTAACATACCTAATAAATGAAGAACAGCCTCATGAGGTTCAGATCAAGAGGGCTTGTGAACTCTCAAATGCAGTTGTGTCTATAGTTCGTTCTGCTATGCTCTATAGAAATGAGCACCATATGTGGTATCCACTATCCCAGGGCTTAACATCTTGGTATTGTCAACCTGTTGTGCGGAATGGGCTGTGGAGAATTGCTTCTTTCATGCTTCAGCTGTTAGATGGAACATCTGAACTTGAACTTTCTGCAAAATCAGATTTATGTGCTCATCTAGAAGTACTGGCTGAAGTTCTACTTGAGGCATATGCTGGTGCTGTCACAGCTAAAGTTGAGCGAGGAGGAGAACACAAGGGGCTGCTAGATGAGTATTGGAATAGACGGGATTCCCTTCTTAACTCCCTCTACAAACAAGTGAAATATTTTGTGGAAGGCGGGCACCAG GTTTTAAATGTAAGAACTGATGAGCCAGATGAGGAAATCCTTAGAAAGCTAACTTCAAATTTGTTGTCCATTTCAAAAAGACATGAAGGGTACAATACTATGTGGAGTATATGTTGTGACATCAATGATTCAGCGCTGCTCAGAAATCTTATG CACGAGAGCATGGGACCAAAGGGAGGTTTCAGTTACTTCGTTTTTAAACAGCTGTATGAAAAGAGGCAAATCTCAAAGCTTCTAAGACTTGGAGAAGAGTTCCAGGAAGAGCTATCTATTTTTCTGAAGCATCACCGAAATCTGCTTTGGCTTCATGAATTGTTTTTGCATCAGTTTTCCTCAGCTTCTGAAACTCTTCATATATTGGCCCTTTCTCAAGATGAGACCTCAATTTCAGAAGCTGAAGAGACCACAGACCATGTGCAAAACAGATTTATAACCACACTGGCAGATAGAAAGCGTCTTTTGAACCTCTCAAAGATTGCTATCATGGCAG caggTAAGACTACTGACTCGGAGACAAAGATGAAGCGAATTGAAGCAGATTTGAAGATTTTGAAATTGCAG GAAGAAATTCTGAAAGTACTTCCTGCCAACGAAGCAAATCAATACGACGGACAGAGGCTCTTCCATCCTGAAGAACTCATAGAGCTGTGCCTTAAAGTTCAAAACCCAGAGCTTGCATTGCGGGGCTTTGATGTGTTTGCATGGACTAGCTCCTCGTTTCGTAGGAGTCACAGAAACCTTCTGGAGGAGTGCTGGAAGAATGCTGCTGATCAGGATGACTGGGGTCAACTCCATCAAGCATCCAAAGATGAAGGGTGGAGTGACGAGGAAACCCTGCAGCAACTGAGAGATACAGTGCTCTTCCAGGCATCAAGCAGCTGTTACGGACGCAACGCAGAAATTATCGATGAAGGTTTTGATGCTGTCCTGcccttgagaaaagaaaactcTGAAGTTTCAGCATTGGAAGATCTGGATTTCTCTGTAGAAGCAATACTGATGCAGCACAAGGATTACCCTGATGCAGGAAAGCTAATGCTGACAGCAATCATGTTAGGAAGTGTACATGACAATTCAAAAGTAGAAGAGAATCCTTCTTCAATGGAGTAA
- the LOC118044146 gene encoding nuclear pore complex protein NUP133 isoform X4, with translation MFSPGIKRSSNRKAAAAPDNNSIPNRPATGTPAPWAPRLSVLARTQLTKKSEEKASDADPIKPVYVGEFPEVVRDEQANFLRSHIPGDASISGGMDKETCLSWIICRNRLFIWSHLSSSPSKDCVVLQLPLDCLDDGAHSNTGYHGTNWLLCFLNWDPTSRGRKKAVQSCKSAGVVLCNQKTRAVTYWPDIYNEGGSVPVTCMLSSDESEVTSFSVDGKSTPNRRSAINTMGSNSFNSLIACAHPASQHVSVALACSSNGELWRFYCTPTEIQCSKVYQDTLYLSSHGSDGSQFVRSKGYPRSLIWRFSPHSMDDSERQFFLLTDHEIQCFSIKLHPDSNVSKMWSHEIVGTDSDLGIKKDLAGQKRIWPLDVQVDDHGKVITVLVATFCKDRVSSSSYTQYSLLTMQYKSGVNISSDVHERVLEKKAPIQVIIPKARLEDEDFLFSMRLRIGGKPSGSTLIISGDGTATVSHYFRNSTRLYQFDLPYDAGNVLDASALPSTNDGEDGAWIVLTEKAGIWAIPEKAVVLGGVEPPERSLSRKGSSNEGSTLEERRNLMFAGNVAPRRVSSEVGDSGDRKKAVMNRISRRTSHDEESEALLGQLFHDFLLTGQVDASYEKLQSSGAFERDGETNVFTRTSKSIIDTLAKHWTTTRGAEILAMTMVSNQLMDKQEKHQRFLQFLALSKCHEELCTKQRQSLLTIMEHGEKLSGMIQLRELQNTISQNRSHMSGSPHSSSEAQLSGALWDLIQLVGERARCNTVLLMDRDNAEVFYSKVSDLEEVFYCLHSYLTYLINEEQPHEVQIKRACELSNAVVSIVRSAMLYRNEHHMWYPLSQGLTSWYCQPVVRNGLWRIASFMLQLLDGTSELELSAKSDLCAHLEVLAEVLLEAYAGAVTAKVERGGEHKGLLDEYWNRRDSLLNSLYKQVKYFVEGGHQVLNVRTDEPDEEILRKLTSNLLSISKRHEGYNTMWSICCDINDSALLRNLMHESMGPKGGFSYFVFKQLYEKRQISKLLRLGEEFQEELSIFLKHHRNLLWLHELFLHQFSSASETLHILALSQDETSISEAEETTDHVQNRFITTLADRKRLLNLSKIAIMAGKTTDSETKMKRIEADLKILKLQEEILKVLPANEANQYDGQRLFHPEELIELCLKVQNPELALRGFDVFAWTSSSFRRSHRNLLEECWKNAADQDDWGQLHQASKDEGWSDEETLQQLRDTVLFQASSSCYGRNAEIIDEGFDAVLPLRKENSEVSALEDLDFSVEAILMQHKDYPDAGKLMLTAIMLGSVHDNSKVEENPSSME, from the exons ATGTTCTCTCCAGGAATTAAAAGATCCAGCAATCgaaaagcagcagcagcacctgACAATAATTCAATCCCTAATCGCCCTGCCACCGGCACTCCCGCTCCTTGGGCTCCTCGCCTCTCAGTTCTCGCCAG AACTCAATTGACgaaaaaaagtgaagaaaaagcTAGTGATGCTGATCCAATTAAGCCCGTGTATGTTGGAGAGTTTCCGGAAGTAGTTCGTGATGAACAAGCCAACTTTTTGCGCAGCCACATTCCTG GTGATGCATCTATATCTGGTGGAATGGATAAGGAGACGTGCCTTTCCTGGATCATTTGCAGAAATAGACTCTTTATCTGGAGTCACTTATCATCTTCACCTTCAAAAGATTGTGTTGTTCTTCAACTTCCTTTAGATTGTTTAGATGATGGAGCTCATAGCAATACTGGCTATCACGGCACAAATTGGCTGCTTTGTTTTCTCAACTGGGATCCCACATCCAGGGGAAGGAAGAAAGCTGTACAAAGCTGCAAGTCTGCTGGTGTGGTATTGTGTAACCAAAAAACTCGAGCTGTTACATACTGGCCTGACATTTACAATGAAGGCGGATCTGTTCCAGTTACTTGTATGTTGTCTTCTGATGAATCGGAGGTGACTTCATTCTCTGTTGATGGGAAGAGCACCCCTAATCGGCGGTCTGCAATTAATACAATGGGATCCAATTCTTTCAACTCTTTGATTGCTTGTGCACATCCGGCTAGCCAGCATGTTTCTGTTGCCTTGGCTTGTAGTTCCAATGGTGAGCTGTGGCGCTTTTATTGCACCCCCACTGAAATTCAATGCAGTAAAGTGTATCAGGACACATTGTATTTATCCTCTCATGGCAGTGATGGTAGTCAATTTGTCAGGAGCAAGGGCTATCCAAGGTCACTCATCTGGCGGTTTTCACCCCATTCCATGGACGATTCTGAACggcagttttttttattgactgatCATGAGATACAGTGTTTCAGTATAAAACTTCATCCTGATTCAAATGTGTCAAAGATGTGGTCTCATGAAATTGTTGGCACTGACAGTGATTTGGGCATTAAAAAGGATCTGGCTGGTCAGAAACGCATATGGCCTCTAGATGTACAGGTGGATGACCATGGCAAAGTCATCACAGTTCTTGTTGCCACTTTCTGCAAGGATCGTGTTAGCAGTTCCAGCTACACACAATATTCTCTTCTGACCATGCAATATAAGTCAGGAGTCAACATTTCTTCTGATGTACATGAAAGGGTTTTGGAGAAAAAAGCCCCAATCCAAGTGATAATCCCAAAAGCAAGATTAGAAGATGAAGAtttcttattttctatgagACTTAGAATAGGAGGCAAGCCTTCAGGTTCAACACTAATAATTTCTGGCGATGGAACAGCAACAGTCTCCCATTATTTTAGGAACTCTACACGTCTCTATCAGTTTGATCTACCTTATGATGCAGGAAATGTTCTAGATGCTTCAGCCCTTCCTTCTACAAATGACGGCGAAGATGGTGCATGGATTGTATTAACTGAGAAGGCTGGAATATGGGCAATACCAGAAAAGGCTGTTGTGCTTGGTGGAGTTGAACCACCTGAGAGAAGCTTGTCGCGCAAAGGGAGCTCAAACGAAGGGTCTACACtagaagagagaagaaacctCATGTTTGCAGGCAATGTTGCTCCTAGAAGGGTAAGTTCTGAAGTAGGGGATTCTGGTGATAGAAAAAAGGCTGTTATGAATAGGATTTCACGGCGAACTTCGCATGATGAAGAATCAGAGGCTTTACTTGGTCAGCTTTTCCATGATTTTCTGTTAACTGGGCAAGTCGATGCCTCATATGAAAAGCTTCAAAGTTCTGGGGCTTTTGAAAGGGATGGAGAAACAAATGTTTTCACCCGCACAAGCAAATCGATCATTGACACCTTAGCTAAACACTGGACAACCACCAGAGGTGCTGAAATTTTGGCTATGACCATGGTATCCAACCAACTCATGGATAAGCAGGAAAAGCATCAACGATTTTTACAGTTTCTTGCTCTATCAAAATGCCATGAGGAGCTATGCACTAAACAGA GACAGTCTTTGCTAACAATCATGGAACATGGAGAAAAGCTTTCTGGAATGATTCAACTGAGAGAACTGCAAAACACAATTAGCCAGAACAGGTCACATATGAGCGGCTCCCCACATTCCAGTTCAGAAGCTCAACTTTCAGGTGCTCTATGGGATCTAATTCAGTTAGTTGGTGAAAGAGCCCGCTGCAATACAGTTCTTCTCATGGACAGAGACAATGCTGAAGTGTTTTACAGTAAGGTTTCGGATCTTGAAGAAGTATTTTATTGCTTGCACAGCTACTTAACATACCTAATAAATGAAGAACAGCCTCATGAGGTTCAGATCAAGAGGGCTTGTGAACTCTCAAATGCAGTTGTGTCTATAGTTCGTTCTGCTATGCTCTATAGAAATGAGCACCATATGTGGTATCCACTATCCCAGGGCTTAACATCTTGGTATTGTCAACCTGTTGTGCGGAATGGGCTGTGGAGAATTGCTTCTTTCATGCTTCAGCTGTTAGATGGAACATCTGAACTTGAACTTTCTGCAAAATCAGATTTATGTGCTCATCTAGAAGTACTGGCTGAAGTTCTACTTGAGGCATATGCTGGTGCTGTCACAGCTAAAGTTGAGCGAGGAGGAGAACACAAGGGGCTGCTAGATGAGTATTGGAATAGACGGGATTCCCTTCTTAACTCCCTCTACAAACAAGTGAAATATTTTGTGGAAGGCGGGCACCAG GTTTTAAATGTAAGAACTGATGAGCCAGATGAGGAAATCCTTAGAAAGCTAACTTCAAATTTGTTGTCCATTTCAAAAAGACATGAAGGGTACAATACTATGTGGAGTATATGTTGTGACATCAATGATTCAGCGCTGCTCAGAAATCTTATG CACGAGAGCATGGGACCAAAGGGAGGTTTCAGTTACTTCGTTTTTAAACAGCTGTATGAAAAGAGGCAAATCTCAAAGCTTCTAAGACTTGGAGAAGAGTTCCAGGAAGAGCTATCTATTTTTCTGAAGCATCACCGAAATCTGCTTTGGCTTCATGAATTGTTTTTGCATCAGTTTTCCTCAGCTTCTGAAACTCTTCATATATTGGCCCTTTCTCAAGATGAGACCTCAATTTCAGAAGCTGAAGAGACCACAGACCATGTGCAAAACAGATTTATAACCACACTGGCAGATAGAAAGCGTCTTTTGAACCTCTCAAAGATTGCTATCATGGCAG gTAAGACTACTGACTCGGAGACAAAGATGAAGCGAATTGAAGCAGATTTGAAGATTTTGAAATTGCAG GAAGAAATTCTGAAAGTACTTCCTGCCAACGAAGCAAATCAATACGACGGACAGAGGCTCTTCCATCCTGAAGAACTCATAGAGCTGTGCCTTAAAGTTCAAAACCCAGAGCTTGCATTGCGGGGCTTTGATGTGTTTGCATGGACTAGCTCCTCGTTTCGTAGGAGTCACAGAAACCTTCTGGAGGAGTGCTGGAAGAATGCTGCTGATCAGGATGACTGGGGTCAACTCCATCAAGCATCCAAAGATGAAGGGTGGAGTGACGAGGAAACCCTGCAGCAACTGAGAGATACAGTGCTCTTCCAGGCATCAAGCAGCTGTTACGGACGCAACGCAGAAATTATCGATGAAGGTTTTGATGCTGTCCTGcccttgagaaaagaaaactcTGAAGTTTCAGCATTGGAAGATCTGGATTTCTCTGTAGAAGCAATACTGATGCAGCACAAGGATTACCCTGATGCAGGAAAGCTAATGCTGACAGCAATCATGTTAGGAAGTGTACATGACAATTCAAAAGTAGAAGAGAATCCTTCTTCAATGGAGTAA